One segment of Corynebacterium caspium DSM 44850 DNA contains the following:
- a CDS encoding AMIN-like domain-containing (lipo)protein, which yields MTARSIYAAALATACVAIFVAGCSPSGSDTSPTVTTTATKTSTRALAATGGSSSVGLTPLGDANTEMKTARPEVPAQLVVTNIRLGSHEGFDRLVVDFVGTGDPGWHINYEDRPTQLASGLPVEYSGKTALNINIDGTTYPFEIGVQDFTPRTITSPDTRVIEEAKFVGSFESNSQLVVGLKDTVPYSVTVLHEPTRLVLDFVRK from the coding sequence ATGACTGCCCGTAGCATTTACGCCGCTGCTCTAGCTACAGCTTGCGTTGCCATATTTGTAGCTGGATGTTCCCCCTCTGGTTCGGACACCTCGCCTACAGTTACCACCACCGCCACGAAAACTAGCACTCGAGCTTTGGCTGCAACTGGCGGTTCAAGTTCTGTGGGCTTAACCCCGCTGGGCGATGCAAATACTGAAATGAAGACTGCACGCCCAGAGGTTCCGGCACAATTAGTAGTAACTAATATTCGCCTTGGTTCCCATGAAGGTTTTGATCGCCTAGTTGTGGACTTTGTAGGAACTGGCGATCCCGGATGGCATATCAATTACGAGGATCGCCCCACCCAACTAGCCTCTGGCCTTCCAGTGGAATATAGCGGGAAAACAGCTTTAAATATCAATATTGATGGCACAACTTATCCCTTTGAAATAGGGGTACAAGACTTCACCCCGCGTACTATCACTTCCCCTGATACCAGGGTAATTGAGGAAGCGAAATTTGTAGGCTCCTTTGAATCTAACTCCCAATTAGTTGTGGGGCTTAAAGATACCGTTCCCTATTCTGTAACCGTGCTGCACGAACCTACTCGCTTAGTATTGGACTTCGTGCGTAAATAA
- a CDS encoding methionine ABC transporter permease has protein sequence MNQQYLAADWHRLGPTFGRAIEDTLFMVVITLVLAGIFGLILGLLLYTTRAGGILKNAPIYTVLNVLVNFVRPIPFIILIAALQPLTLAAMGTSVGRNSGIFVMIIAATFTVARIVEQNLVTIDPGVIEAARAMGATPLKIITSVIIPEALGPLVLGYTFIFIAVVDMSAMVGYVGGGGLGDFAIVYGYRAFDTEAMYVAVIAIVILVQAAQFLGNWVAKKIMRQ, from the coding sequence ATGAATCAACAGTATCTCGCAGCGGATTGGCACCGCCTAGGCCCAACCTTTGGCCGCGCTATCGAAGACACCCTCTTCATGGTGGTTATCACGCTGGTACTAGCAGGTATTTTTGGTCTTATATTAGGACTGCTGCTCTACACCACCCGCGCTGGCGGTATTTTGAAAAATGCCCCAATTTATACCGTATTAAATGTGCTGGTCAACTTTGTAAGACCCATTCCCTTCATTATTTTGATCGCTGCTTTACAGCCACTAACGCTAGCGGCCATGGGTACTTCGGTGGGCAGGAACTCCGGTATTTTCGTGATGATTATTGCGGCCACTTTTACGGTAGCGCGCATTGTCGAACAAAATCTGGTGACTATTGATCCTGGTGTTATCGAAGCTGCGCGGGCCATGGGCGCAACTCCGCTAAAGATTATTACTTCAGTAATTATTCCGGAAGCATTAGGTCCGCTGGTACTTGGATATACGTTTATCTTTATTGCCGTTGTGGATATGTCCGCGATGGTTGGTTATGTCGGCGGTGGTGGTCTAGGTGACTTCGCCATCGTCTACGGTTACCGTGCTTTTGATACTGAAGCAATGTATGTAGCTGTTATTGCCATTGTAATTTTGGTACAGGCTGCACAGTTCCTAGGCAACTGGGTTGCTAAGAAAATTATGCGCCAATAG
- a CDS encoding methionine ABC transporter ATP-binding protein, translating to MSTDPSSTPGTRLEFINTSKVFRAGKREVTAVDSVSLTVEPGEILGVIGYSGAGKSTLVRLINGLDTVSSGQLLIDGVDIVGMPESKLRDMRKKIGMIFQQFNLFHSRTAGGNIEYPLKLAGVNKEERTRRVKELLEFVGLSDREHSYPEQLSGGQKQRVGIARALATNPSLLLADEATSALDPETTNDVLELLRRVNEELGITIVVITHEMDVVRAIADKVAVMEGGQVVEYGNIYDVFSNPQTQVAKRFVATSLRNTPDAVEADDLLAHEGRLFTVDLGENSGFFGAAARARENGVSIAIVHGGITTLQKHSFGKVTVRLSGPDAAIEKFHSTLQATTSIEEILR from the coding sequence ATGTCTACTGACCCGAGTTCCACTCCTGGAACCCGCCTCGAATTTATTAACACCTCCAAGGTGTTCCGCGCCGGTAAACGTGAAGTAACCGCTGTTGATAGCGTTAGCCTCACCGTTGAACCCGGAGAAATACTAGGTGTAATCGGCTACTCCGGTGCCGGCAAATCTACCCTAGTAAGGCTAATCAACGGACTCGATACCGTTAGCTCTGGACAATTACTAATTGACGGTGTTGATATTGTCGGAATGCCCGAATCCAAGCTTAGGGATATGCGCAAAAAGATCGGCATGATCTTTCAGCAGTTCAATCTCTTTCATTCCCGCACTGCGGGCGGCAATATCGAATATCCGCTCAAGCTAGCCGGGGTAAATAAAGAAGAACGCACCCGTCGCGTCAAAGAATTGCTGGAATTCGTCGGACTTTCAGATCGCGAACACTCCTACCCAGAACAACTTTCTGGCGGCCAAAAGCAACGTGTAGGCATCGCCCGTGCCCTAGCTACTAATCCATCGCTTCTACTTGCCGACGAAGCCACCTCTGCACTAGACCCCGAAACCACCAATGACGTGCTAGAACTACTACGCCGCGTCAATGAGGAACTAGGGATCACCATTGTGGTTATCACCCACGAAATGGATGTAGTGCGCGCCATTGCAGACAAAGTTGCAGTCATGGAAGGCGGCCAAGTGGTGGAATATGGCAACATTTATGATGTCTTCTCCAACCCACAAACCCAAGTAGCCAAACGCTTTGTAGCTACCTCACTACGCAATACCCCCGATGCAGTAGAAGCCGATGATCTTCTTGCTCACGAAGGTCGCCTCTTTACTGTCGACCTCGGCGAAAACTCTGGCTTTTTTGGGGCTGCGGCACGAGCCCGAGAAAATGGCGTCTCTATTGCCATAGTCCACGGTGGCATTACCACTTTGCAAAAGCACAGTTTTGGCAAAGTTACAGTGCGCCTAAGTGGCCCTGATGCCGCTATTGAAAAATTCCACAGCACCTTGCAGGCGACCACTAGCATTGAGGAGATCCTCCGATGA